The following are from one region of the Chanos chanos chromosome 10, fChaCha1.1, whole genome shotgun sequence genome:
- the LOC115822425 gene encoding AP-1 complex subunit sigma-2 isoform X2, which produces MQFMLLFSRQGKLRLQKWYVPLSDKEKKKITRELVQMVLARKPKMCSFLEWRDLKIVYKRYASLYFCCAIEDQDNELITLEIIHRYVELLDKYFGSVCELDIIFNFEKAYFILDEFLLGGEAQETSKKNVLKAIEQADLLQEPRHEYFNVPVY; this is translated from the exons aTGCAGTTTATGCTGCTGTTCAGTCGACAGGGAAAGCTGAGGTTGCAGAAATGGTATGTACCCCTGTCAgacaaggagaagaagaagatcaCCAGGGAGCTGGTGCAGATGGTGCTGGCCCGCAAGCCCAAGATGTGTAGCTTCCTAGAGTGGAGGGACCTCAAGATTGTTTATAAAAG GTATGCTAGCCTGTATTTTTGCTGTGCCATTGAGGACCAGGACAATGAGCTGATCACACTGGAAATCATCCACCGATATGTGGAGCTCCTGGACAAGTACTTTGGCAGT GTGTGCGAGCTAGACATTATCTTTAACTTTGAGAAGGCTTACTTCATTCTGGACGAGTTCTTGTTGGGAGGGGAGGCACAGGAGACTTCCAAGAAGAACGTCCTGAAGGCAATCGAACAGGCTGACCTACTGCAGGAG CCTCGACATGAGTACTTTAATGTGCCTGTGTATTAA
- the LOC115822425 gene encoding AP-1 complex subunit sigma-2 isoform X1, with translation MQFMLLFSRQGKLRLQKWYVPLSDKEKKKITRELVQMVLARKPKMCSFLEWRDLKIVYKRYASLYFCCAIEDQDNELITLEIIHRYVELLDKYFGSVCELDIIFNFEKAYFILDEFLLGGEAQETSKKNVLKAIEQADLLQENLDFQIRLFPGVLNPSMSAESSGLFQS, from the exons aTGCAGTTTATGCTGCTGTTCAGTCGACAGGGAAAGCTGAGGTTGCAGAAATGGTATGTACCCCTGTCAgacaaggagaagaagaagatcaCCAGGGAGCTGGTGCAGATGGTGCTGGCCCGCAAGCCCAAGATGTGTAGCTTCCTAGAGTGGAGGGACCTCAAGATTGTTTATAAAAG GTATGCTAGCCTGTATTTTTGCTGTGCCATTGAGGACCAGGACAATGAGCTGATCACACTGGAAATCATCCACCGATATGTGGAGCTCCTGGACAAGTACTTTGGCAGT GTGTGCGAGCTAGACATTATCTTTAACTTTGAGAAGGCTTACTTCATTCTGGACGAGTTCTTGTTGGGAGGGGAGGCACAGGAGACTTCCAAGAAGAACGTCCTGAAGGCAATCGAACAGGCTGACCTACTGCAGGAG AATCTTGATTTTCAGATTCGCCTCTTCCCAG GTGTGCTGAACCCCAGTATGTCAGCAGAATCCTCTGGTCTTTTCCAGAGCTAA